One segment of Eschrichtius robustus isolate mEscRob2 chromosome 3, mEscRob2.pri, whole genome shotgun sequence DNA contains the following:
- the SELE gene encoding LOW QUALITY PROTEIN: E-selectin (The sequence of the model RefSeq protein was modified relative to this genomic sequence to represent the inferred CDS: substituted 3 bases at 3 genomic stop codons), with product MIASQFLSALTFALLLFKESGAWSYNASTETLTFDEASAYCQQRYTHLVAIQNQEEIKHLNSAFSYSPSYYWIGIRKINDTWTWIGTQKPLTEEAANWAPGEPNNKQNKEDCIEIYIKRETDSGKWNDERCSKKKLALCYTAACTPTSCSGHGDCTETINSYTCQCHPGFKGLKCEQVVTCQAQEAPEHGSLVCNDPLGSFSYNSSCSVSCGEGYLPSSTEATQCTSSGEWSVPLPACNVAKCDALTNPVNGVVKCFQSHGSFLWNTTCEFECNEGYKLTGPQHLQCISSGIWDNKKPTCKAVTCDAISHPQNGTVSCSHSPAGEFTYKSSCHFACAEGFVLQGPAQVECTTQGQWTQQLPVCEGNFPVKALSNPERGYVSCLLKDNXSSASSTSESFQSGSMGDFSCEHYXRAIGTWLPRGTCCCPIKTNFXCTHSCLPAVKCDAIPQPRSGSVNCTHSPTGEFTYKSSCAISCEEGFELHGSAQLECTSQGQWTQEVPSCQVVQCSSLEVPGKIDINCSGEPVFGTRCTFACPEGWTLKGSAALTCGATGHWSGMMPTCEAPPESQTPLAVGLSAAGISLMTLASFLFWLLKRLQKKAKKFVPASSCQSLQSDGSYQTLSELI from the exons ATGATTGCGTCACAGTTTCTCTCTGCTCTCACTTTCG CGCTTCTTCTGTTTAAAGAAAGTGGAGCCTGGTCTTACAACGCCTCCACGGAAACCCTGACTTTTGATGAGGCCAGTGCTTATTGCCAGCAAAGGTACACACATCTGGTTGCAATTCAAAACCAGGAAGAGATTAAACACCTGAACTCCGCATTCAGCTATTCACCAAGTTACTACTGGATCGGAATCAGAAAGATCAACGATACATGGACCTGGATAGGGACCCAGAAGCCTTTGACTGAAGAGGCCGCAAACTGGGCTCCAGGTGAACCAAACAATAAGCAAAACAAGGAGGACTGTATAGAGATCTACATCAAGAGAGAAACGGACTCGGGCAAGTGGAACGATGAGAGATGCAGCAAAAAGAAGCTCGCCTTGTGCTACACAG CTGCCTGTACCCCGACATCCTGCAGCGGCCACGGTGACTGTACAGAGACCATCAACAGCTACACTTGTCAGTGCCACCCCGGCTTCAAGGGACTCAAGTGTGAGCAAG TTGTGACCTGTCAGGCACAGGAAGCCCCTGAGCACGGAAGCCTGGTTTGCAACGACCCTTTGGGGAGCTTCAGCTACAATTCTTCCTGCTCTGTCAGCTGTGGGGAGGGCTATCTCCCAAGCAGCACGGAGGCGACCCAGTGCACTTCCTCCGGAGAATGGAGTGTTCCTCTTCCAGCCTGCAATG TGGCTAAATGTGATGCTTTGACAAATCCTGTCAATGGAGTTGTGAAATGCTTCCAAAGCCACGGAAGCTTCCTGTGGAACACTACCTGTGAATTTGAGTGTAACGAAGGATATAAACTCACTGGACCCCAGCACCTGCAGTGTATCTCCTCTGGGATTTGGGACAACAAGAAACCAACATGTAAAG CTGTGACATGTGATGCCATCAGCCATCCTCAGAATGGCACTGTGAGCTGTAGCCACTCCCCTGCTGGAGAGTTCACCTATAAGTCATCCTGCCACTTCGCCTGTGCGGAAGGCTTCGTGTTGCAGGGGCCAGCCCAGGTTGAATGCACTACCCAGGGGCAATGGACACAGCAGCTCCCAGTTTGTGAAGGTAA CTTTCCCGTGAAAGCTTTGTCCAACCCAGAGAGAGGCTACGTGAGTTGTCTTCTGAAAGACAACTAGTCTAGCGCTTCTAGTACTTCTGAAAGTTTCCAAAGTGGGTCCATGGGTGACTTTTCCTGTGAGCACTATTGAAGAGCTATAGGGACTTGGTTACCTCGGGGAACCTGTTGCTGCCCGATAAAAACAAACTTCTAATGTACTCACTCATGTCTTCCAGCTGTGAAATGTGATGCTATCCCTCAGCCCAGAAGTGGTTCAGTGAACTGTACCCATTCCCCCACTGGAGAGTTTACCTACAAGTCCTCCTGTGCCATCAGCTGTGAGGAAGGCTTTGAATTACATGGATCAGCTCAACTTGAGTGCACATCTCAGGGACAGTGGACACAGGAGGTCCCCTCCTGCCAAG TGGTACAATGTTCAAGTTTGGAGGTTCCCGGAAAGATCGACATAAACTGCAGTGGGGAGCCTGTGTTTGGCACCAGGTGTACATTTGCATGTCCTGAAGGATGGACGCTCAAAGGCTCTGCGGCTCTGACATGTGGTGCCACAGGACACTGGTCTGGGATGATGCCTACCTGTGAAG CTCCTCCTGAGTCCCAAACTCCCTTGGCAGTTGGACTTTCTGCTGCTGGGATCTCCCTCATGACATTAGCATCATTTCTCTTCTGGCTTCTGAAACGCCTTCAGAAGAAAG CAAAAAAATTTGTTCCTGCCAG CAGCTGCCAAAGCCTTCAATCAGATGGATCCTACCAAACGCTTTCCGAGTTAATTTAA
- the SELL gene encoding L-selectin, producing the protein MIFPWKCQSAQRGLWNVFELWACTVLCCDFFAHHGTDCWTYHYSKRPMTWEKARMFCRKNYTDLVAIQNKGEIEYLNKTLPFSPKYYWIGIRKVGGAWIWVGTNKSLTEEAENWGDGEPNNKKSKEDCVEIYIKREKDAGKWNDDACHKAKTALCYTASCQPWSCSGHGQCMEIINNYTCNCDLGYYGPQCQFVTQCEPLEAPELGTMDCIHPLGNFSFTSQCAFNCFEGTGIVGIEETTCGPFGNWSSPKPTCQVIQCEPLTAPDFGTMDCSHPLVDFGFTSMCTFSCSEGAELIGEKKTICGSSGNWSSPSPICQKVDRNFSIIKESDYNPLFIPVAVMVTTFSGLAFIIWLARRLKKGKKSRRSMDEPY; encoded by the exons ATG ATATTTCCATGGAAATGTCAGAGTGCTCAGAGGGGCTTATGGAATGTTTTTGAGCTGTGGGCCTGCACTGTGCTCTGTTGTG ATTTCTTCGCACATCATGGAACCGATTGCTGGACTTACCATTATTCTAAGAGACCCATGACCTGGGAGAAGGCTAGAATGTTCTGCAGAAAAAATTACACGGATTTAGTTGCCATACAAAACAAGGGGGAGATTGAATACCTGAACAAGACGCTTCCCTTCAGTCCTAAATACTACTGGATAGGAATCCGGAAGGTAGGAGGGGCATGGATTTGGGTAGGGACCAACAAATCTCTCACCGAAGAAGCGGAGAACTGGGGCGACGGGGAGCCCAATAACAAGAAGAGTAAAGAAGACTGTGTGGAGATCTACATCAAGAGGGAAAAAGACGCAGGGAAATGGAATGACGACGCCTGCCACAAAGCAAAGACAGCCCTCTGCTACACAG CTTCTTGTCAACCCTGGTCATGCAGCGGCCATGGACAATGTATGGAAATCATCAATAATTACACCTGCAACTGTGATTTGGGGTACTACGGGCCCCAGTGTCAGTTCG tgACTCAGTGTGAGCCTTTGGAGGCCCCAGAGCTGGGTACCATGGACTGTATTCACCCTTTGGGAAACTTCAGCTTCACATCACAGTGTGCCTTCAACTGCTTTGAGGGAACAGGCATAGTTGGGATTGAAGAAACCACTTGTGGACCATTTGGAAACTGGTCATCTCCAAAGCCAACATGTCAAG TGATTCAGTGTGAGCCTCTAACAGCACCTGATTTTGGAACCATGGACTGTAGTCACCCCCTGGTCGACTTCGGCTTTACCTCCATGTGTACCTTCAGCTGCTCAGAAGGAGCTGAGTTAATTGGGGAAAAGAAAACTATTTGTGGATCATCTGGAAATTGGTCCAGCCCTAGTCCAATATGTCAAA AAGTAGACAGAAATTTCTCAATAATCAAGGAGAGTGACTATAACCCCCTCTTCATTCCGGTGGCAGTCATGGTTACCACATTCTCTGGGTTGGCATTTATCATTTGGCTGGcaaggagattaaaaaaag